Proteins from a genomic interval of Treponema brennaborense DSM 12168:
- the dnaN gene encoding DNA polymerase III subunit beta: MRFTFDRDAMVKEIAIAQEIISTKNALSILSNVLFIAENNTLAIKATDIKVNFETKIPVVIEEEGTTTIFCDKFMSILASLPPGEIEFIQEDIKVTIKPISKKVKFQLKSMASDKFPEFSSAENVPYFDVPADQFKEMITQTIFAVSDDETRYFMNGVFFEKKDDNLNLVSTDGRRLAFSSKALCQGITDFPSVIVPPKVLTAVLKRASSEGMISLAIVDKMIYIKFGNYHFSSVLLEGQFPNYQRVIPETQAHSFELQKSDLADALKRVALLVDQKARRVYFELNPGTLTITSQESDIGVAKEEIPCQYDGETVTIAMNYLYIDEPMKVMNCDRIKFEFTEPMRAVTLKPVPESDYFHIIMPMQME; encoded by the coding sequence ATGAGATTCACGTTCGACAGAGACGCAATGGTAAAAGAAATTGCAATCGCTCAGGAAATAATCTCTACCAAAAACGCGCTCTCAATACTTTCAAACGTATTGTTCATTGCCGAAAACAACACGCTCGCCATCAAAGCAACGGACATAAAAGTAAACTTTGAAACGAAAATTCCCGTCGTCATTGAAGAAGAAGGAACCACCACCATTTTCTGCGACAAATTCATGAGTATACTCGCTTCTCTTCCTCCGGGAGAAATCGAATTCATTCAGGAAGATATAAAAGTTACGATAAAACCCATTTCAAAAAAAGTAAAATTCCAGCTTAAAAGTATGGCAAGCGATAAATTTCCGGAATTTTCATCTGCGGAAAACGTTCCCTACTTCGACGTTCCCGCCGACCAATTCAAGGAAATGATTACGCAAACCATTTTCGCCGTTTCCGACGATGAAACGCGCTACTTCATGAACGGCGTGTTCTTTGAAAAAAAAGACGACAACCTCAACCTCGTTTCGACCGACGGCCGCCGTCTGGCTTTTTCTTCAAAAGCACTCTGTCAGGGCATTACCGATTTTCCGTCGGTAATCGTTCCCCCGAAAGTACTCACCGCGGTGCTCAAACGTGCTTCTTCCGAAGGAATGATTTCTCTGGCTATCGTAGACAAAATGATTTACATAAAATTCGGCAATTACCATTTTTCATCGGTACTGCTCGAAGGTCAGTTCCCGAACTATCAGCGCGTCATTCCCGAAACCCAGGCGCACAGCTTTGAACTTCAGAAAAGCGATCTTGCCGACGCATTAAAACGCGTTGCACTGCTCGTCGATCAGAAAGCACGCCGCGTTTACTTCGAGCTGAATCCGGGAACGCTTACAATCACTTCACAGGAATCGGATATCGGCGTGGCCAAAGAAGAAATACCGTGCCAGTATGACGGTGAAACGGTTACGATTGCAATGAACTATTTGTATATCGACGAGCCTATGAAAGTAATGAACTGCGACAGAATCAAATTCGAATTTACCGAACCAATGCGCGCGGTAACGCTCAAACCGGTTCCCGAATCCGACTACTTCCACATCATTATGCCCATGCAGATGGAGTAA